One Drosophila willistoni isolate 14030-0811.24 chromosome XL unlocalized genomic scaffold, UCI_dwil_1.1 Seg142, whole genome shotgun sequence genomic window, caacaaatatatatggtAGAAGTTTATTGACATAACCGATCATACTTGATGTAAAACCTAAAAATGTGTACCTTTCATTTTTCTCGGAAATAATTTTTCAAGcatatagtatatattttCAACTTGTATGCCCGGTGGGCCCTTAGGGTCCCAGTCCGGGCCTGCGGCTTTACATATCTAAAACATGTATTATATACAAAGTATATTTGCAATAGATTTAGGTACAGACTTTAATGCACGGATCTGAAGTTAGATTTGATcataaatcataaataaataattaggtgagtaatttttaatgtttaatgtTGCTCACAAGCAACTTTCTGTAGCCCCCAAACCGGTGGGCGTGGCGACTTAGCATTTTGacattcttttaaaattaatataaaaagattaagagtgaaaaaaaaaaatgttcattccATAGGGAAAAACTTGGGGTCGAAAGGGTTAATCGAGGAAGTATCATGATATAAGTTCCAAAATGAAGAGCTTTGGACCCTTTAAATGATTTCAAATAATACATTGGAAAAGTAAAGCGCTTTGGAAATAAATTTCAGTATGCTAGGAAGAAACTAAATGCTAACGCTGCTGAAAAAGGCAAAATATCTCTTTATACACCCGTGGGTTAAAGCCAAAACAATGAATTGACGCATGCCTGATTTGCATATTTAACCTGGTCACTTTTATGTTGAAAATCAATTGACAACTGAAaacttgcatttgctcaagtgttaagtTCAAGCGTTCAAACGGTTTCCCAGTATAAATCGAGAAACTATCATCAGATTCCATAAACCCCCGATTAATTGGTTTCGCATTATAAATCGGAAAACTAAGTACcattaaggacactagccataagactaGAAAGCGGCTTTTTTCTCTcggcaaaaattaaataggcataacaaataaataaatcctTGCCATAAAAAGAGGccaaataatgaaaaaaataaccaaaaataaCGAGCAATCTTGCAAGGAGGTGGCGAGAGGAGGAAGCGCTAACGGCCATGCCCCTAGTTCTAAGGCCAAAGCGCCCAAGCGGCCACCAGGTCCGCTTCAGGAAGCTAATACAGGCACTTTTGTGGCAAGAGGCGATTTTTGCGCTTgcacaataaaaataatgcgaaaacaataaatggtaatgaatacgcagttactattatctgtGACCTGTCCAAATATCCAAaatcaataccaataccaaacaaaagtgcaaagaTTACTGCCCAATAACCTTAACGTGCACGGCACAACGCCCAATATAATCCATGTGGATCATCATCCTCTTTTGCATTTCATTGATGGCAGTTCGATTTCTTCTATTAAAACTCTCAAgatataacaaataaaattttcggCATGTTATTTCCGTTGCccatctttaaaatatcttTACCGGCAAGCTTACGAAATACTTctctatttaaatatttttcccGGTTTCCCgtctaaaatatttttcccGGTCTCCCGTTTAAAATATTCCCGTTTTAAAACGGGGAAGTTCCATTCGTAGAAACAAATTCCGTTTGAATGATTTCGAAATGTGCATTTGAAATATAAAGCGCTTTAAAATATAAAgcgttttaaaataaaattttaattcgaTGAGGAAAATTTGAAGGAGAAAAATAGATGTTAACGCTGCTGAGCCAAGCACACGAATGAGACAAAGGCAAAAGATCTCCTTATACACCCGTGGGTTAAAGCCAAAACGATGAATAAGTAAAAAAAGTGTGGCTGTAGTTGTTCGAAAAACGACAGACCAAAAAAAATGCATGCCTGATTCGCATATTTAACCTGGTCACTTTTATGTTGAAAATCAATTGACAACTGAAaacttgcatttgctcaagtgttaagtTCAAGCGTTTAAACGGTTTCCCAGCATAAATCGAGAAACTATCATCAGATTCCATAAACCCCCGATTAATTGGTTTCGCATTATAAATCGGAAAactaagtaccgttaaggacactagccatacgACTAGAAAGCGGCTTTTTTCTATcggcaaaaattaaataggcataacaaataaataaatcctTGCCATAAAAAGAGGccaaataatgaaaaaaataaccaaaaataaCGAGCAATCTTGCAAGGAGGTGGCGAGAGGAGGAAGCGCTAACGGCCATGCCCCTAGTTCTAAGGCCAAAGCGCCGAGGCGGCCACCAGGTCCGCTTCAGGAAGCTAATACAGGCACTTTTGTGGCAAGAGGCGATTTTTGCGCTTgcacaataaaaataatgcgaaaacaataaatggtaatgaatacgcagttactattatctgtGACCTGTCCAAATATCCAAaatcaataccaataccaaacaaaagtgcaaagaTTACTGCCCAATAACCTTAACGTGCACGGCACAACGCCCAATATAATCCATGTGGATCATCATCCTCTTTTGCATTTCATTGATGGCAGTTCGATTTCTTCTATTAAAACTCTCAAgatataacaaataaaattttcggCATGTTATTTCCGTTGCccatctttaaaatatcttTACCGGCAAGCTTACGAAATACTTctctatttaaaaattttttccgGTTTCccgttttaaatatttttcccGGTTTCCCGTTTTAAATCCGGGAAGTTCCATTCGTAGAAACAAATTCCGTTTGAATGATTTCGAAATGTGCATTTGAAATATAAAGcgttttaaaatttaagcgctttaaaataaaatttcaattcgaTGAGGGAAATTTGAAGCAGAAAAATAGATGTTAACGCTGCTGAGTCAAGTAAATGAGTGACTAAAATGCAAAGGGCACATGCTGGATGAAGCAACACAAAATACGAAAAAACCAGTGTGGCTGTAGTTACATTCACCATACGCGTGGCAAACTATCGATAGTCCgcgatagtttttttttatcaacaaTCGATTGTGGATGATAGTTACCACATTATAATTTGGGTTATGGCAAATAAACTTGCATCGATGGCCAAccaataattattataaaaaattagTATGAAAAATGGaacattaaaatattatgTAGCATATTTTAActgcaataaaatatttagttgtAGTTTTAACTAATACCTTCCTAAGTACTGCCTCCTAAATTATGAAAGTAAAATGGGCCAGAACTATTGGAGAATTTAATCCAGGGTATGGTAATTGCCCAATATTTTCTCATTCCCCGACAGATTAATTAATcagaattaattttaatttctggTCAACTTTATGTAAACAGAAGAAGGCACAATACTTAGATAGGTATGTATCTGTTCGCAGTACTTCAAATCGACTAGCGTatatactaaactaaactCTTAAATTTGGTCAAATTAAAATTAGCCTTTAGAATTGCCGGCTAAAAGCAAAAAGATTATTTATGTCCGTCAAGTTACCGACACTGTTAAACTCGAGTTAGCGACGGTCCTCTGTTAACCCTCTGTtaagttttttgcatttttatttttttaatttttgagcaatttattaacttttttgaaacaaataaagccttaaattattaagaatAGATGAAATTTGTGTTTTAATTCAGTTTTGGGGGTTTTTGGACATTCCATGTATTGACAATTTCTTCACAAAAATGTCCTCTTTTCGTTTTCGTATAGCTCCAAAAAATTGCAACggctcaatgaagattgaatgccagaTTTGTCCCCAATTATTTATCTAAATCCCCACCAAGTTTGGTTAATTCCTCACACGGTTTTCGAGAGAATTGCATTTTTGTGAACCAACCATGATTTTCcatatacaaaatgtgcgAAAAAATGGGTTGAATTTGTTGGGCAAAAACTCGCCTATATAGTAACggctcaatgaagattgaatgccagaatttAGGTATGACTTTCTGGAACCTtcagaaaacaacaacaaacaatttttcagCAAATGCAATTCGCCaatgttcttcttcttcgtcctTTAATTAGCCCCTTACAAAATGAGTGAAAAAATGGGTTGACTTTGTTGGGCAAAAACTCGCCCATATAGTAACGGCTCAATGAATTGACTGAATGCAAGAATTTAGGTATGACTTTCTGGAATGTGTTTAGccaattttatttgaaattcctcgtaacgttttcgagaaaaatgcataaatgtgGGGGTACCTTTTGCGGAATAATATGTTTCCAACATTTCGCCCCTCAAGCATCGCTGTGATAGGGGGATTAGTCAAATACAGGTTCGCTTAAATAGGGGGTTTGGTATAGTGGTACGACTGCACCAATAAATTGTGATTTTCGTTAATAAGAATTTTTGAGAAATAAGATTCAAGATataatatatacttatgtagaCTTTCCttgaaaatttgaataaagttAATGAAATAGATAATTGTTAAATCTGgttttatgtatacatatgtatatatgtatgtatgtacatatagtcttgcaattgcaaacaaatttgttgcAAACAAATATGGCTTGGACCAATGTATGACCATTTCTATCACTATTGTTTTTACGtagtttatttcttttattatttagaCACATTCGTTTACactattacaaaaaaaaggctTTCTCTAATACGAGAAAGAAattagaagcaaaaaaaaagaaattcttataccaaaaaaaatttatcctTCGCTAGGGTTCGAGCCTcgacatattttatataaagaatcatatacatgtatacatgttaacaaaattttttgctttctttaaaatttatttgtaaatgcatacatatatatataatttgacCTGTTTCTATTATGTTATCCTTTTTCCGACAAATTTTGTTCAATGTCAATTCGCTCAGCCATCTTTTCAATTTGCCACTCATCACATGTCATTTCGCCCACCCCACAAAATGAGCGAAAACTATTTGGCGccatacaaaattcaaataaaatcaaaagcaaGAGATTATGGGACTGGTTCACTAAGAAGATCATGGCAAAATATTTGGACAACATTCAagattattttcaattaaatattctaaTTCGACTCAAAAAGTTCGGCGACCAATCAAAATATTGATATCCAAAGTATCGATAATAAATAGCTTGCGATAAATTGCAAGCATAGAGTGTGCCAGCTCTAAGCACATTTCTAAGCACGATCACCGGCAATGAACTTCGTTTTCAATAAttgtatttttggttttttttttattgtttttctatCAAAATTTGACTAATTTTtgtgattatttattttcagaaCGTCACCTTGAATGCACCTGGTGGCCAGGGCCAAAGCCGGCGCGGTGTCGCCAAGGGCCAAGGGAAGCCGAAGGCCTGGAAGCCGAAGGCCTGGAAGCCGAGGGCCTTTAAGCCGAACGCGAAGCGCGTCCCTGTGACCAAGGAGGCCGCCCTGGCTGAGGCAGCACCACCACCCTCATCACCATCCCCAAAATCTCCAATGGAGGAGTTGAGgggaaaattcaacaaaaataaaatattgtttagctacaaatacaaatacatacaaatacaaatacatatataaaattctcgagtgtggtgtttgttaccaaactactccgaaacggctcgaccgattctcacgaaattttttatgcagatcgtgtaggactgagaatcggccaacatctattttttatacccaaataataaataattaaataattttaataaatgtttatttgtttaacacACTAATACTTGCATACAAGCAAGAAACGTTTGCGGATGCGACAGAAAGAAGAATGCAAAAATCGGCTCTGTCGCATGCGTTGTCCTCTCACAATTTTTCACTCAGCTTTCAGTGTTCTCATGTTATGaccaaaatacatatatgtcgGTGCGTgagtgtgagagtgtgtgtttgtgttttcgGGTATTTCACAATAATAGTAATTTCATCATTATGGCGGCGCATTTGTGGTTTAAGAAGAACCGTTTTAGCGGGGCGCCAGCGTTCTGTCGCTGTCGCCGAGTGTGGTTCGGTGGAAGGCGCGCACAAGAATTGTGCGTCTCGAGTTTCGTTGTTACAACTCGAGTGCGACCGAACTCGCTGCGCTAGttattgatcaagaaaataatacacgttatacaccaatcagttttccaacttgatttattacaaCAATGCCACGAACACGCAGGGGGGCTAATTTGAGTCGTCAAACAAACAGATCTAGAGGCATGCAAGATAGAAGAGCAATAAGATCAGATGCAGAAAGGCAACAAAGTAATGCAGATGTCCGTGTAAGAATGGCGCAGTTACGTGCATCACAATTACAAGAGGTACGAGATGAGCGAAACCAACAAAGACAATTGGAACGAAGAGAAGCGCGCAGATTCGTAGCCAACAGACGTAGAGGGATTgaccaacatcaacaagtaCTTCGAGCATTTACATCACATTCATTTCTTCGACTAGCATTTCAGTATGAGCCTGATGTTGAATATTACGCTCATTCCAAAGTGGTAATTGGTACATTGGACAAGGAATGCCCGCACTGTCAGGAAGCTAATACAGGCACTTTTGTGGCAAGAGGCGATTTTTGCGCTTgcacaataaaaataatgcgaaaacaataaatggtaatgaatacgcagttactattatctgtGACCTGTCCAAATATCCAAaatcaataccaataccaaacaaaagtgcaaagaTTACTGCCCAATAATCTTAACGTGCACGGCACAACGCCCAATATAATCCATGTGGATCATCATCCTCTTTTGCATTTCATTGATGGCAGTTCGATTTCATCTATTAAAACTCTCGGgatataacaaataaaattgtcgGCATGTTATTTCCGTTGCccatctttaaaatatcttTACCGGCAAGCTTACGAAATACTTctctatttaaatatttttcccGGTTTCCcgggaaaaaaaattttttccgGTTTCccgttttaaaaattttttttccggTTTCCCGTTTTAAATCCGGGAAGTTCCATTCGTAGAAACAAATTCCGTTTAAATGATTTCGAAATGTGCATTTGAAATATAAAGcgttttaaaatttaagcgctttaaaataaaattttaattcgaTGAGGAAAATTTGAAGGAGAAAAATAGATGTTAACGCTGCTGAGCCAAGCACACGAATGAGACAAAGGCAAAAGATCTCTTTATACACCCGTGGGTTAAAGCCAAAACAATGAACAGCAAAATCAATTGACATCTGAAAACCGATTCGAGCGATGAACTCTAAATGAAGGATGaacttgcatttgctcaagtgttaagtTCAAGCGTTTAAACGGTTTCCCAGCATAAATCGAGAAACTATCATCAGATTCCATAAACCCCCGATTAATTGGTTTCGCATTATAAATCGGAAAactaagtaccgttaaggacactagccataagactaCATGTGCACGGCACAACGCCCAATATAATCCATAGTGATTctctaattaaatatttttcccGGTTTCCCGTCTTAAAAATTTTTCCCGGTTTTccgttttaaatatttttcccggtctcctgttttaaatatttttcccGGTTTCCCATTTTAAATCGGGGAACTTCCATTCAAAGAAATGgaagaaattaaaataataaattattataataaatgTGGGGGTACCTTTTGCGGAATAATATGTTTCCAACATTTCGCCGCTCAAGCATCGCTGTGATAGGGGGATTAGTCAAATACAGGTTCGCTTAAATAGGGGGTTTGGTATAGTGGTACGACTGCACCAATAAATTGTGATTTTCGTTAATAAGAATTTTTGAGAAATAAGATTCAAGATataatatatacttatgtagaCTTTCCttgaaaatttgaataaagttAATGAAATAGATAATTGTTAAATCTGgttttatgtatacatatgtatatatgtatgtatgtacatatagtcttgcaattgcaaacaaatttgttgcAAACAAATATGGCTTGGACCAATGTATGACCATTTCTATTACTATTGTTTTTACGtagtttatttcttttattatttagaCACATTCGTTTACACTATTACAAAAAAAGGCTTTCTCTAATACGAGAAAGAAattagaagcaaaaaaaaagaaattcttataccaaaaaaaatttatcctTCGCTAGGGTTCGAGCCTcgacatattttatataaagaatcatatacatgtatacatgttaacaaaattttttgctttctttaaaatttatttgtaaatgcatacatatatatataatttgacCTGTTTCTATTATGTTATCCTTTTTCCGACAAATTTTGTTCAATGTCAATTCGCTCAGCCATCTTTTCAATTTGCCACTCATCACATGTCATTTCGCCCACCCCACAAAATGAGCGAAAACTATTTGGCGccatacaaaattcaaataaaatcaaaagcaaGAGATTATGGGACTGGTTCACTAAGAAGATCATGGCAAAATATTTGGACAACATTCAagattattttcaattaaatattccaatTCGACTCAAAAAGTTCGGCGACCAATCAAAATATCGATATCCAAAGTATCGATAATAAATAGCTTGCGATAAATTGCAAGCATAGAGTGTGCCAGCTCTAAGCACATTTCTAAGCACGATCACCGGCAATGAACTTCGTTTTCAATAAttgtatttttggttttttttttattgtttttctatCAAAATTTGACTAATTTTtgtgattatttattttcagaaCGTCACCTTGAATGCACCTGGTGGCCAGGGCCAAAAAACCGGTGAAATTCCCCTGGCGCGGTGTCGCCAAGGGCCAAGGGAAGCCGAAGGCCTGGAAGCCGAAGGCCTGGAAGCCGAGGGCCTTTAAGCCGAACGCGAAGCGCGTCCCTGTGACCAAGGAGGCCGCCCTGGCTGAggcagcaccaccaccaccgccaccactgccaccaacaccaccacccTCATCACCATCCCCAAAATCTCCAATGGAGGAGTTGAGgggaaaattcaacaaaaataaaatattgtttagctacaaatacaaatacatacaaatacaaatacatatataaaattctcgagGGTTTCCCACCACAGAGAAACTATCATCAGAAGAGATGAACTCTAAAATGAAGGATGaacttgcatttgctcaagtgttaagtTAAAGCGTTTAAATGCTTTAACGTTTTAAATCGGGGAACTTCCATTCGTAGAAACAAATTCCGTTTAAATGATTTCGAATTGTGCATTTGGAATATAAAgcgttttaaaatataaagcgctttaaaatataaagcatttgaaatataaagcgctttaaaatataaagcgctttaaattgaaatttcaattcgATGAGGGAAATTTGAAGCAGAAAAATAGATGTTAACGCTGCTGAGTCAAGTAAATGAGTGACTAAAATGCAAAGGGCACATGCTGGATGAAGCAACACAAAATACGAAAAAACCAGTGTGGCTGTAGTTATTTACATTCACCATACGCGTGGCAAACTATCGATAGTCCGcgatagttttttttatcaaCAATCGATTGTGGATGATAGTTACCACATTATAATTTGGGTTATGGCAAATAAACTTGCATCGATGGCCAAccaataattattataaaaaattagTATGAAAAATGGaacattaaaatattatgTAGCATATTTTAActgcaataaaatatttagttgtAGTTTTAACTAATACCTTCCTAAGTACTGCCTCCTAAATTATGAAAGTAAAATGGGCCAGAACTATTGGAGAATTTAATCCAGGGTATGGTAATTGCCCAATATTTTCTCATTCCCCGACAGATTAATTAATcagaattaattttaatttctggTCAACTTTATGTAAACAGAAGAAGGCACAATACTTAGATAGGTATGTATCTGTTCGCAGTACTTCAAATCGACTAGCGTatatactaaactaaactCTTAAATTTGGTCAAATTAAAATTAGCCTTTAGAATTGCCGGCTAAAAGCAACAAAGATTATTTATGTCCGTCAAGTTACCGACACTGTTAAACTCGAGTTAGCGACGGTCCTCTGTTAACCCTCTGTtaagttttttgcatttttatttttttaatttttgagcaatttattaacttttttgaaacaaataaagccttaaattattaagaatAGATGAAATTTGTGTTTTAATTCAGTTTTGGGGGTTTTTGGACATTCCATGTATTGACAATTTCTTCACAAAAATGTCCTCTTTTCGTTTTCGTATAGCTCCAAAAAATTGCAACggctcaatgaagattgaatgccagaTTTGTCCCCAATTATTTATCTAAATCCCCACCAAGTTTGGTTAATTCCTCACACGGTTTTCGAGAGAATTGCATTTTTGTGAACCAACAATGATTTTccccatacaaaatgtgcgaaAAAATGGGTTGAATTTGTTGGGCAAAAACTCGCCTATATAGTAACggctcaatgaagattgaatgccagaatttAGGTATGACTTTCTGGAATATGTTCAGAGAGTTTCAGCAAAATTCCTCGTaacgttttcgagaaaaatgcataaatgtgGGAGTACCTTCagaaaacaataattttttcaGCAAATGCAATTCGCCaatgttcttcttcttcgtcctTTAATTCGCCCCTTACAAAATGAGTGAAAAAATGGGTTGACTTTGTTGGGCAAAAACTCGCCCATATAGTAACGGCTCAATGAATtgattgaatgccagaatttAGGTATGACTTTCTGGAATGTGTTTAGctaattttatttgaaattcctcgtaacgttttcgagaaaaatgcataaatgtgGGGGTACCTTTTGCGGAATAATATGTTTCCAACATTTCGCCGCTCAAGCATCGCTGTGATAGGGGGATTAGTCAAATACAGGTTCGCTTAAATAGGGGGTTTGGTATAGTGGTACGACTGCACCAATAAATTGTGATTTTCGTTAATAAGAATTTTTGAGAAATAAGATTCAAGATataatatatacttatgtagaATTTCCttgaaaatttgaataaagttAATGAAATAGATAATTGTTAAATCTGgttttatgtatacatatgtatatatgtatgtatgtacatatagtcttgcaattgcaaacaaatttgttgcAAACAAATATGGCTTGGACCAATGTATGACCATTTCTATCACTATTGTTTTTACGtagtttatttcttttattatttagaCACATTCGTTTACACTATTACAAAAAAAGGCTTTCTCTAATACGAGAAAGAAattagaagcaaaaaaaaagaaattcttataccaaaaaaaatttatcctTCGCTAGGGTTCGAGCCTcgacatattttatataaaaaatcatatacatgtatacatgttaacaacaaaattttttgctttctttaaaatttatttgtaaatgcatacatatatatataatttgacCTGTTTCTATTATGTTATCCTTTTTCCGACAAATTTTGTTCAATGTCAATTCGCTCAGCCATCTTTTCAATTTGCCACTCATCACATGTCATTTCGCCCACCCCACAAAATGAGCGAAAACTATTTGGCGccatacaaaattcaaataaaatcaaaagcaaGAGATTATGGGACTGGTTCACTAAGAAGATCATGGCAAAATATTTGGACAACATTCAagattattttcaattaaatattccaatTCGACTCAAAAAGTTCGGCGACCAATCAAAATATCGATATCCAAAGTATCGATAATAAATAGCTTGCGATAAATTGCAAGCATAGAGTGTGCCAGCTCTAAGCACATTTCTAAGCACGATCACCGGCAATGAACTTCGTTTTCAATAAttgtatttttggttttttttttattgtttttctatCAAAATTTGACTAATTTTtgtgattatttattttcagaaCGTCACCTTGAATGCACCTGGTGGCCAGGGCCAAAGCCGGCCAAAAAAACCGGTGAAATTCCCCTGGCGCGGTGTCGCCAAGGGCCAAGGGAAGCCGAAGGCCTGGAAGCCGAGGGCCTTTAAGCCGAACGCGAAGCGCGTCCCTGTGACCAAGGAGGCCGCCCTGGCTGAggcagcaccaccaccaccgccaccactgccaccaacaccaccaacaccaccacccTCATCACCATCCCCAAAATCTCCAATGGAGGAGTTGAGgggaaaattcaacaaaaataaaatattgtttagctacaaatacaaatacatacaaatacaaatacatatataaaattctcgagtgtggtgtttgttaccaaactactccgaaacggctcgaccgattctcacgaaattttttatgcag contains:
- the LOC124460556 gene encoding basic salivary proline-rich protein 2-like yields the protein MNFDRVYADEYGGYGTGSGSTRPSQRGNNRNGGGGGGSGNGGAGFGNNGGGGSIKNVTLNAPGGQGQSRRGVAKGQGKPKAWKPKAWKPRAFKPNAKRVPVTKEAALAEAAPPPSSPSPKSPMEEAKKPVKFPWRGVAKGQGKPKAWKPKAWKPRAFKPNAKRVPVTKEAALAEAAPPPPPPLPPTPPPSSPSPKSPMEDNKVMQMSV